The window AAATATCCATTATCATCACATTCTATGATTATAAATTTACACAATAAACATAAGTTGAAAATTAAATCGCTTATTATCAATTTTATCATTTTAGAAATTAGAATTAATTATCAAAATGATTTTTAGAAATTATTCTAGCATTCCCTTTATGTAAGGTTCAAAAGGAATGATATCATTAACGTCTCTTGGAGCAATAACTGCAACCTTTATGACTTGATTTTCACTATCCAAATCTACAGACAATGTTCCAGGAGTCAAGGTAATGCTGTTGGCCAAAATTGTTTGGGATATTGGTCTTTTAAGTTCAGTATCAATATCAATCACAATAGGCTCAAACCCATCAGTCTTGAAGACTCTTAAAGCCATATCTATTGTAGATTTGATAATCTCTAAAGTAAGAACCACTAAATAAGCAATCGCATAATAAATTCTACTTAAAAACATTAAAATAACCCCATAATGTTTTAAATCTTAATAATATTTACAATAAATCAAAAATTTGCAGAAAATGAGTTAAAATTTTTTAACCAATCATAACAAATCATGATAAATTATCATAAATATTCATGACACTTTCATGACAAAATCCTGCGCAGAAAAATATGCAATAAAAGCACCATATAAATTATATATAATGATAGTAAAAAAATTAATTTTTTTATTATATTATAAATACTATTATTTATCATGATTATTTATTATAAATCTTTTTATAATTTTCATGAAAATTTACTGCTAAACAGAAATAGTAATACTAAGTATAAAAAAAATATTAAAAAATAAGTGAAAATTGATAGGGAATTTTTTAAAAAAATCAATGAAAAATACCTAAAAAATTAAGGTAAAACAATAGCTTGTTAGGAAACAGCAAAATAAACATCATTATTAAAATCAAAAACAATAAAACACCAAATTTCTTATGATATTCCTTATCTCTAAATGGGCTGAATGCCTTAACTCCAGAAGGAGTGAAAGAGTCCAATACAATATGGCTGCATAATCCAAAAAATATTGAAAATGCAAGCAATGTCAAGTTGATTTTCAATGGAGAAATGAATCCCATATTTACTGACACCACCAAAATGGCAATTGCCACTAAAAATATAGGAGATAACCTTTTATTGAGAAACAGCAACGCCAATGCAATTATCAATATCAATAATATCATCAGGTTCCTTGAATTGTTTAAATCCAAATCATAGGAAGACAATCCCATTCCAAAAAAGAGAAACAGTGATAGGAAAACAGTTATGAGAAATGCGCCTAAAATAGAATGGGTAAATCCTCTATGGCTTGAAACCAAGAACATGCCTCCAAGCAAAATAATCACAAGGCCTAGATAATAAGGCAATCCCAGAAAATACAGAAACAATGAAATCAATGCTCCAAGAGCTATGATTGTTATAACATGATTCCTTTTGAACTCATGGTCGAAGTCTGGAATATTTGCTGAGATTACCGCTAATGCAATAGCCAAAGGATCATAAAACATGAATAGAGAAAGAATAAATGCAAATATCATATGGCCTTTATAAGAGGAAATACTAACACATCCTATTTAAATTAACATACTCTAGAACACTCCATAAGTATGTTTATTAGATATTTGATTTTAAGATAATATAAACTAAATGAGAGCATTTGAGAAGTAATAATTATAGAAATAGTTTACCATTGAAAAAAAAGTAGATATATAAAAATTAGATTAGACATATTAAAATAGAGAATCTGTGAAAATTAGATTAGATATATTAAAATAGAGGATCTGTGAAAATTAGAATTCAAATAAAATAGTCAATCATTCCAAAGTATTCTAAAAATGCCTTCATCTGCAAGTAAGACCTTTTGCAGATTTTCTCATTTGAATATCCAATAGCTGATAAAACCTCACAGGTTATTGCAGGAATCTGAATCAAATTCGCTTCATCTTCAAGAGCCCCTTTAAATGGAACACCTGCACTTGGATATAATATCTTTTCAGAACCCACCTTTTCGGAAATATGCTCAGCTATGAAATAGCTTTTGGAGCAAGGGACTTTTGTGCAAAAGATTCCCTCTTTTCCAGGATTGGAATTAGGTGCAGATGAATGGAAATCACCTATAGCAGAAACTTCAAGATCCTTAGCCTTTTTTAGAATGATATTTGTAACGGTATGAGGCAAATGAGCAGACCTATTCAAATCCATACCATCAAGATACCTTGAATTTTCCATAGTGCTCTTTGGAGATGCAAATGGTATGGCATAAACAGTACCCTTAAGCTTTCCATTTAAATCCAAATCATAAATATAATCTATTAAGTTCAAGGCAGCAATCTGTGGAGCCAGTTCATTTCCATGAACCCCTGCAACAAGCATGACTTTAGTGGGCCCATCTCCAATCTTAAGCATAGGAGTTCCCTTAATGGCTTGATTTAAAATAAATTTAGAATTGCCGGACAAATCAATGTTGTTGAATATGTTTCTGTTAGCGGATATGAATCCTCCGCTTTGGGAAGAAATAATCTCCAATTCCAAATCGTTTCTATTTAATTCATTCATCAAATCGCCTTTTTAAAAAAGAATTTACAATTAGTTTTATCTTTAAAAATAAGTATTCTGAATCAATAAATTATTTATTTTTTATTTTATTTAAACTTAAAAACTATATATTATAAAAAACAAAAGTTAAAGTATAATTTAAACTTAAATTATAATGAATTACATATTAGTTATGAAATTTGAAAATAAATTTTAAATAAATTTAATTTAATTTACTAAATAAAAAAGTGATAATATGGAAAAAGTCGTTCTTGCATTCAGTGGAGGATTAGACACCACTGTATGTGTTAAATTATTAGAAGAAGAATATAATTATGAAGTAGTGACTGCATGTGTTGATGTTGGCCAACCTGCAGAAGAATTGCAAAAATCCCAAAATTCTGCAGACAAAATCAATACCGGCAAACACTATATCATTGATGCAAAAGATGAATTTGCTAATGAATACATTGCAAGAGGAATCAAGGCAAATGC of the Methanobrevibacter ruminantium genome contains:
- a CDS encoding Na+/H+ antiporter subunit E, giving the protein MFLSRIYYAIAYLVVLTLEIIKSTIDMALRVFKTDGFEPIVIDIDTELKRPISQTILANSITLTPGTLSVDLDSENQVIKVAVIAPRDVNDIIPFEPYIKGMLE
- a CDS encoding metal-dependent hydrolase; amino-acid sequence: MIFAFILSLFMFYDPLAIALAVISANIPDFDHEFKRNHVITIIALGALISLFLYFLGLPYYLGLVIILLGGMFLVSSHRGFTHSILGAFLITVFLSLFLFFGMGLSSYDLDLNNSRNLMILLILIIALALLFLNKRLSPIFLVAIAILVVSVNMGFISPLKINLTLLAFSIFFGLCSHIVLDSFTPSGVKAFSPFRDKEYHKKFGVLLFLILIMMFILLFPNKLLFYLNFLGIFH
- a CDS encoding succinylglutamate desuccinylase/aspartoacylase family protein — encoded protein: MNELNRNDLELEIISSQSGGFISANRNIFNNIDLSGNSKFILNQAIKGTPMLKIGDGPTKVMLVAGVHGNELAPQIAALNLIDYIYDLDLNGKLKGTVYAIPFASPKSTMENSRYLDGMDLNRSAHLPHTVTNIILKKAKDLEVSAIGDFHSSAPNSNPGKEGIFCTKVPCSKSYFIAEHISEKVGSEKILYPSAGVPFKGALEDEANLIQIPAITCEVLSAIGYSNEKICKRSYLQMKAFLEYFGMIDYFI